The following coding sequences are from one Hymenobacter sp. DG25A window:
- the dnaJ gene encoding molecular chaperone DnaJ → MATKRDYYEVLGVAKTAAGDEIKKAYRKVAIKYHPDKNPDDPTAEDKFKEAAEAYEVLSDEQKRARYDRFGHQGVGGNGGGPNMEDIFSQFGDIFGGGGFEGFFGGGGRGQGGRRVRKGSNLRIKLKLDLEEVANGVEKKIKVKRYVACAPCSGTGAKNGTDLKDCSTCHGQGQVKRVVNTMLGQMVSSSTCPTCNGEGKVVTSKCDVCHGEGRQLQEEIIPINIPAGVAEGMQLSMSGKGNYPERGGVPGDLLIQIEEEPHEVLRRDGNNIMYEQYISFVDAALGANIEVPTIEGKVKIKVDPGTQPGKILRLRGKGIKDLNGYGRGDQLIHLNVWTPKNVTGEERELLERLRDSRNFTPNPGKNDKGFFEKVKEYFQ, encoded by the coding sequence ATGGCAACGAAGCGAGACTATTACGAGGTGTTGGGTGTGGCCAAAACCGCGGCGGGCGACGAGATAAAGAAGGCCTACCGCAAGGTGGCCATCAAATATCACCCTGATAAAAACCCCGACGACCCTACTGCCGAGGACAAGTTTAAGGAAGCCGCTGAGGCCTACGAAGTACTGTCTGACGAGCAAAAGCGGGCCCGATACGACCGTTTCGGCCATCAGGGTGTGGGCGGCAATGGCGGTGGCCCCAACATGGAAGACATCTTCTCCCAGTTCGGCGACATCTTCGGCGGGGGCGGCTTCGAGGGATTCTTTGGCGGTGGTGGCCGCGGACAAGGCGGCCGGCGCGTGCGCAAAGGTTCTAACCTGCGCATCAAGCTGAAGCTGGACCTGGAAGAGGTAGCCAACGGCGTAGAGAAAAAAATCAAGGTGAAGCGCTACGTAGCGTGTGCCCCTTGCTCCGGCACCGGCGCCAAAAACGGCACCGACCTGAAAGACTGCAGCACCTGCCACGGCCAGGGCCAGGTAAAGCGGGTGGTAAACACCATGCTGGGCCAGATGGTGAGCTCTTCTACCTGCCCCACCTGTAACGGCGAAGGCAAAGTAGTAACCAGCAAGTGCGACGTATGCCACGGCGAAGGCCGTCAGCTGCAGGAAGAAATCATTCCAATCAACATCCCGGCCGGCGTAGCGGAAGGCATGCAGCTCTCCATGAGCGGCAAAGGCAACTACCCCGAGCGCGGCGGTGTGCCCGGCGACCTGCTCATTCAAATTGAGGAGGAGCCGCACGAAGTGCTACGGCGCGACGGCAACAACATCATGTACGAGCAGTACATTTCGTTCGTAGATGCCGCCCTGGGCGCTAACATTGAGGTGCCTACCATCGAAGGCAAAGTCAAAATTAAGGTGGACCCCGGTACCCAGCCCGGCAAGATCCTGCGCCTGCGCGGCAAAGGCATCAAAGACCTGAATGGCTATGGCCGCGGCGACCAGCTTATCCATCTAAATGTCTGGACGCCGAAGAACGTAACCGGCGAAGAGCGGGAGCTGCTGGAGCGTCTGCGGGACTCGCGCAACTTCACGCCCAACCCCGGTAAAAACGATAAAGGCTTCTTTGAGAAAGTAAAGGAGTACTTCCAGTAA
- a CDS encoding nucleotide exchange factor GrpE, translating into MADDKVPHPDELQNDQNTSGAATDHVAGELPEDPNAPDLGEVEGAPKQAESKTDAELADLKDKYLRMAAEFENYKRRTTKERTDLFKTANQELMVALLPVLDDFDRARNFTKDTDDINAVRESIDIIHGKLAKTLQQKGLVSMEAKGGAFDPELHEAITQIPAPSEDLKGKIVDEIEKGYYLGDKVIRHAKVVLGQ; encoded by the coding sequence ATGGCTGACGATAAAGTACCACACCCCGACGAGTTGCAGAACGACCAAAATACTTCCGGTGCTGCCACCGACCATGTTGCCGGCGAGTTGCCCGAAGACCCCAATGCCCCCGATCTAGGCGAGGTAGAAGGCGCGCCCAAACAGGCCGAGTCTAAAACCGATGCAGAACTGGCTGATTTGAAGGACAAATACCTGCGCATGGCGGCCGAGTTTGAAAACTACAAGCGCCGTACCACCAAAGAGCGCACGGACCTGTTCAAAACGGCCAATCAGGAGCTGATGGTGGCCTTGCTGCCCGTGCTCGATGATTTTGACCGCGCCCGCAACTTCACCAAGGATACCGACGATATCAACGCCGTGCGCGAAAGCATCGACATTATCCATGGCAAGCTCGCCAAAACGCTGCAGCAAAAAGGCCTGGTTTCGATGGAAGCCAAGGGCGGGGCGTTTGACCCGGAGCTGCACGAGGCCATCACTCAGATTCCGGCTCCTTCCGAAGACCTGAAGGGCAAGATTGTGGATGAGATTGAAAAAGGCTACTACCTGGGCGACAAGGTTATCCGGCACGCCAAAGTAGTATTAGGCCAGTAA
- the obgE gene encoding GTPase ObgE has protein sequence MASNNFIDYVKINCRSGKGGAGSHHFFRAKGLPNGGPDGGDGGRGGHIILEGSSQLWTLLHLQYQKHLIAQAGEGGGENLRSGKQGDDIIIQVPLGTIARDAESGEKKVEITEDGQRVILTPGGRGGLGNDHFKSATNQAPQYAQPGEPGIDEWVILELKLLADVGLVGFPNAGKSTLLSVVSAAKPKIADYAFTTLVPNLGVVAYRDYKSFVMADIPGIIEGAAEGRGLGHRFLRHIERNAILLFMISCDSPDIAAEYQVLLSELEQFNPDLLDKRRMLAITKADMLDEELEAEIKASLPTDIPTIFISSLTNKNIQPLKDMIWQELHA, from the coding sequence GTGGCTTCTAATAACTTCATCGATTACGTCAAAATCAACTGTCGCTCCGGTAAGGGTGGGGCCGGCTCGCACCACTTTTTCCGGGCCAAAGGCCTGCCCAACGGTGGCCCCGATGGTGGCGACGGTGGCCGCGGTGGCCACATCATTCTGGAAGGCAGCTCCCAGCTATGGACGCTGCTGCACCTGCAGTACCAGAAGCACCTTATTGCCCAGGCAGGCGAAGGCGGCGGCGAAAACCTGCGCTCCGGCAAGCAGGGCGACGATATCATCATTCAGGTTCCGCTGGGCACTATTGCCCGCGACGCCGAAAGCGGCGAGAAAAAGGTAGAGATTACCGAAGATGGCCAGCGCGTTATCCTCACGCCCGGTGGCCGCGGCGGCCTCGGCAACGACCACTTCAAGTCCGCTACCAACCAGGCCCCGCAATACGCGCAGCCCGGCGAGCCCGGCATTGACGAGTGGGTGATTCTGGAGCTGAAGCTGCTGGCGGATGTGGGCCTGGTAGGTTTCCCCAACGCCGGCAAAAGCACCTTGCTCTCCGTAGTATCGGCGGCCAAGCCTAAAATTGCCGATTACGCCTTTACCACCTTAGTGCCCAACCTGGGCGTAGTAGCGTACCGCGACTACAAATCCTTCGTAATGGCCGATATCCCCGGCATTATTGAAGGGGCCGCTGAGGGTAGGGGCCTGGGCCACCGTTTCCTGCGCCACATTGAGCGCAACGCCATTCTGCTGTTCATGATTTCCTGCGACAGCCCCGACATTGCGGCCGAGTATCAGGTGCTGCTCAGCGAGCTGGAGCAGTTTAACCCCGATTTGCTGGATAAGCGCCGCATGCTGGCCATTACCAAGGCCGATATGCTGGATGAAGAGCTGGAGGCTGAAATCAAGGCTTCGCTGCCCACGGACATTCCCACCATTTTTATTTCCAGCCTGACCAACAAGAATATCCAGCCGCTGAAGGATATGATCTGGCAGGAGCTGCACGCGTAA
- a CDS encoding adenylate kinase has translation MLNIVLFGPPGAGKGTQSQKLIARYNLVHLSTGDLLRAQITQGTELGLRAKRLMDEGLLVPDEVVIGMIDSALQANKQAAGFIFDGFPRTVPQAQSLDELLAQHNTKVTCMVALEVAEEELVKRLLERGKTSGRPDDQNEEKIRKRVTVYNTETAQVAGYYAEQNKFHALNGIGAIDDIFGQICAIIDQHQPATPESSRQATDEVKA, from the coding sequence ATGCTAAATATCGTGCTGTTCGGCCCTCCCGGTGCCGGTAAAGGAACCCAAAGCCAAAAGCTGATTGCCCGCTACAACCTGGTGCACCTCTCTACCGGCGACCTGCTCCGGGCCCAGATTACGCAGGGCACCGAGCTGGGCCTGCGGGCCAAGCGGCTGATGGATGAAGGCCTGCTGGTACCCGATGAAGTGGTGATTGGTATGATTGACAGTGCCTTGCAGGCTAATAAGCAGGCAGCAGGCTTTATTTTTGATGGTTTTCCCCGCACCGTACCGCAGGCGCAAAGCCTGGATGAGCTACTGGCCCAGCACAACACCAAGGTGACCTGCATGGTGGCCCTGGAAGTAGCGGAAGAAGAGCTAGTGAAGCGCCTGCTGGAGCGGGGCAAAACCTCCGGCCGCCCCGATGATCAGAACGAAGAGAAGATCCGCAAGCGTGTAACGGTGTACAATACGGAAACCGCGCAGGTGGCCGGCTACTATGCGGAGCAGAACAAATTCCACGCCCTGAACGGCATTGGCGCCATCGACGATATCTTCGGCCAGATCTGCGCTATCATTGATCAGCACCAGCCGGCCACCCCGGAAAGCAGCCGTCAAGCAACCGACGAAGTAAAAGCGTAA
- the hpt gene encoding hypoxanthine phosphoribosyltransferase, with amino-acid sequence MPLSTISLHDKEFSPYLSANELSTAIRLLAQRLNEEYANRQPLFVAVLNGSFMFAADLLKEITIPCEITFIRVASYEGTGSTGHIQQVLGLREEVKERHVVLLEDIVDTGNTMQLLLEQFNKQEPASLEVATLFMKPECLLHDLHIRYVGLSIPNDFIVGYGLDYDGLGRNYPDVYKAV; translated from the coding sequence ATGCCGCTGTCCACTATTTCATTGCACGACAAGGAGTTTTCGCCGTATTTGTCGGCAAATGAGCTTTCGACGGCTATTCGCCTGCTGGCCCAACGCCTCAACGAGGAGTATGCCAACAGGCAGCCGCTCTTTGTGGCCGTGCTCAACGGCTCCTTCATGTTTGCGGCCGATCTGCTGAAGGAGATAACCATTCCCTGCGAAATCACCTTCATCCGCGTGGCTTCCTACGAAGGTACCGGCAGCACGGGCCACATACAGCAGGTGCTGGGCCTGCGGGAAGAAGTAAAAGAACGCCACGTGGTGCTGCTGGAAGACATTGTGGATACCGGCAACACCATGCAGCTCTTGCTGGAGCAGTTCAACAAGCAGGAGCCTGCTTCCCTGGAGGTAGCTACCCTGTTTATGAAGCCCGAGTGTCTTCTCCATGACCTGCATATCCGCTACGTGGGCCTCAGCATTCCCAACGATTTCATTGTGGGCTATGGCCTTGATTATGATGGGTTAGGGCGTAATTACCCCGATGTCTATAAGGCCGTCTGA
- a CDS encoding sodium-translocating pyrophosphatase, with protein sequence MTPFLYVVPGLGILALLYTWLRSGWVTRQDPGDERMRTIAGYIADGAIAFLKAEYRVLVLFGLIASAFLFYLGSTGEKSSPVIVIAFIIGAVFSALAGYIGMKIATKANVRTAQAARTSLSQALKVSFSGGSVMGMGVAGLAVLGLGSLFIVFYQMFVVGKGGANGVEMEKALEVLTGFSLGAESIALFARVGGGIYTKAADVGADLVGKVEAGIPEDDPRNPATIADNVGDNVGDVAGMGADLFGSYVATILATMVLGREVIATGDQFDGLSPILLPMAIAGMGIVASLIGILMVRVKEGGSVQAALNLGNYISVLVSAVASYFLIMWIMPSGSLEIRGITFDAMDIFYAVVVGLIVGTLMSIITEYYTAMGKRPVLSIVRQSSTGHATTVIGGLAVGMESTVLPILVLAAGIVLSYEAAGLYGVAIAAAGMMATTAMQLAIDAFGPIADNAGGIAEMSELPKEVRERTDILDAVGNTTAATGKGFAIASAALTSLALFAAFMGTANITSIDISKAPVLAGVFIGAMIPFIFSSLAIAAVGRAAMAMVQEVRRQFREIPGIMEGTGRPEYEKCVAISTQAAIREMVLPGAIALLTPIVVGFGCRGLFATASAPEILGGLLAGVTVSGVLMAMFQSNAGGAWDNAKKSFEKGVMIDGTMHYKGSDAHKASVTGDTVGDPFKDTSGPSMNILIKLMSIVSLVIAPHIAAPDVAPQRGVAMPVPSEQTLESLSKPKVQYADIAPAAAKAVFMMLRETR encoded by the coding sequence ATGACCCCATTTCTTTACGTAGTGCCCGGGCTGGGCATACTGGCCCTTTTGTACACGTGGTTGCGCTCCGGCTGGGTGACGCGGCAGGACCCCGGCGACGAACGAATGCGCACCATTGCCGGCTACATTGCCGATGGCGCCATAGCCTTTCTGAAAGCCGAGTACCGTGTTTTAGTCTTATTTGGGTTGATTGCCAGCGCGTTCCTGTTTTACCTGGGATCAACCGGTGAGAAATCCAGCCCAGTCATTGTCATAGCCTTCATTATCGGTGCTGTTTTCTCCGCTTTGGCGGGCTACATCGGAATGAAGATTGCCACCAAGGCCAACGTGCGCACGGCCCAGGCGGCCCGCACCAGCCTCTCGCAGGCGCTTAAGGTTTCCTTCTCCGGTGGCTCTGTTATGGGCATGGGCGTAGCCGGACTGGCTGTGCTGGGCCTGGGCTCCCTGTTCATTGTTTTCTACCAGATGTTTGTAGTAGGCAAAGGCGGCGCCAATGGCGTTGAGATGGAAAAGGCGCTGGAAGTACTCACGGGCTTCTCCCTCGGGGCAGAAAGCATTGCCCTATTTGCCCGCGTGGGCGGCGGTATCTACACCAAAGCAGCCGACGTAGGCGCCGATTTGGTAGGTAAAGTAGAGGCCGGTATTCCCGAGGACGACCCCCGCAACCCCGCCACCATTGCCGATAACGTAGGCGACAACGTGGGCGACGTAGCCGGCATGGGCGCTGACCTGTTCGGCTCTTATGTGGCCACCATTCTGGCCACCATGGTGCTGGGCCGCGAGGTAATTGCCACCGGTGACCAGTTCGATGGCCTTTCGCCTATCCTTTTGCCGATGGCTATTGCCGGCATGGGCATTGTCGCTTCCCTCATTGGTATCCTGATGGTGCGTGTGAAGGAGGGCGGCAGCGTACAGGCGGCACTCAACCTGGGCAACTATATATCGGTCCTCGTTTCAGCTGTAGCATCCTACTTCCTGATTATGTGGATTATGCCTTCCGGCAGTCTGGAAATTCGGGGAATTACGTTTGATGCCATGGATATTTTCTACGCCGTGGTAGTAGGCCTGATTGTGGGCACGCTCATGAGCATCATTACTGAATATTACACGGCTATGGGCAAGCGGCCCGTGCTCAGCATTGTTCGGCAGAGCAGCACGGGCCACGCCACCACCGTTATCGGTGGTCTGGCAGTCGGCATGGAATCAACGGTTCTACCCATCCTGGTTTTGGCCGCGGGTATTGTGTTGAGCTACGAAGCCGCCGGCCTCTACGGTGTGGCTATTGCCGCAGCCGGTATGATGGCCACTACGGCCATGCAGCTGGCTATTGATGCATTCGGCCCCATTGCTGATAACGCCGGTGGTATTGCTGAAATGAGCGAGCTACCCAAGGAAGTGCGCGAGCGGACGGATATTCTGGATGCCGTGGGTAACACCACCGCTGCCACGGGTAAAGGCTTCGCCATTGCCTCCGCGGCCCTTACCTCGCTGGCACTGTTCGCTGCCTTCATGGGCACAGCCAATATCACTTCTATCGATATCAGCAAGGCTCCCGTATTGGCGGGCGTTTTCATCGGTGCCATGATTCCCTTCATCTTCTCTTCCCTGGCCATTGCCGCCGTGGGCCGCGCTGCCATGGCTATGGTGCAGGAAGTGCGTCGGCAGTTCCGCGAAATTCCCGGCATTATGGAAGGTACGGGCCGTCCGGAGTATGAAAAATGCGTTGCTATTAGCACGCAGGCCGCAATTCGGGAAATGGTGTTGCCTGGTGCCATTGCCTTGCTTACGCCCATTGTGGTAGGCTTCGGCTGCCGGGGCTTGTTTGCCACGGCTTCCGCACCCGAAATACTGGGTGGTTTGCTGGCCGGCGTAACGGTGAGCGGCGTACTGATGGCCATGTTCCAGAGCAACGCCGGTGGCGCCTGGGACAACGCCAAGAAGTCATTTGAAAAAGGGGTGATGATTGACGGAACCATGCATTACAAAGGCTCCGATGCCCACAAAGCCTCCGTTACCGGCGACACCGTCGGCGACCCTTTCAAAGACACCTCCGGCCCGTCCATGAACATCCTCATCAAGCTGATGTCCATTGTGTCGCTGGTAATTGCCCCCCACATTGCTGCCCCCGATGTGGCGCCGCAGCGGGGCGTGGCCATGCCGGTGCCCTCGGAACAAACCCTGGAAAGCCTCTCCAAACCCAAGGTGCAATACGCTGATATAGCGCCTGCCGCGGCTAAAGCTGTCTTCATGATGCTGCGCGAAACCCGCTAG
- a CDS encoding M20/M25/M40 family metallo-hydrolase — MRLLHTLCRIPAPSGNEAALSLFLQNYINQHKVTWKVQPEMVVGEEFQDCIILIFGKPRTAVFAHIDSIGFTVRYGRELVRIGGPVAEDGYQLVGQDEQGDIACTLSIEEETGALGYEFTREIERGTELTFQCDFRETETSVQSCYLDNRLGVWNALRLAETLEDGIIVFSCWEEHGGGSVSYLAKYIHERFGVRQALISDITWVTEGVQPGQGVVISLRDSLIPRRAYVDRIREIARKAGIPHQLEVEGSGGSDAKELQHGAQPWDWCFVGAPEDNVHTPHEIVDKRDIESMLALYQVLMQEL, encoded by the coding sequence ATGCGCCTGTTACACACCTTATGCCGGATTCCGGCACCATCCGGAAACGAAGCAGCTTTGTCGCTGTTTCTGCAAAACTACATAAACCAGCACAAAGTCACTTGGAAGGTGCAGCCAGAAATGGTGGTGGGAGAAGAATTTCAAGATTGTATTATTTTGATTTTTGGCAAACCCCGTACTGCCGTTTTCGCGCACATCGACTCTATTGGCTTCACCGTACGTTACGGCCGGGAGCTGGTGCGTATCGGTGGCCCAGTAGCAGAAGATGGATACCAGCTAGTGGGCCAGGACGAGCAGGGTGATATCGCCTGTACGCTTTCCATTGAAGAAGAAACCGGTGCACTGGGTTATGAGTTCACCCGCGAGATTGAGCGGGGAACGGAGCTAACCTTTCAGTGCGACTTCCGGGAAACAGAAACCAGTGTTCAGAGCTGCTACCTCGATAACAGATTAGGCGTCTGGAATGCTTTGCGGCTGGCTGAAACCCTAGAGGATGGCATCATCGTATTCAGCTGCTGGGAGGAGCATGGTGGCGGCTCCGTGTCGTATTTAGCCAAGTATATTCATGAGCGTTTTGGGGTACGTCAGGCGCTCATTTCAGATATAACCTGGGTAACAGAAGGCGTGCAGCCGGGTCAAGGGGTAGTGATTTCCCTGCGCGATTCCCTTATTCCTCGCCGGGCCTATGTCGACCGCATCCGGGAAATTGCCCGTAAGGCCGGTATTCCGCATCAGCTGGAGGTAGAGGGCAGTGGCGGTTCTGATGCGAAAGAACTGCAGCACGGTGCCCAGCCATGGGATTGGTGCTTTGTAGGCGCCCCGGAAGATAATGTACACACCCCGCATGAAATAGTGGATAAGCGGGATATTGAGAGTATGCTGGCTTTGTACCAAGTACTCATGCAAGAGTTGTAG
- a CDS encoding tetratricopeptide repeat protein, with amino-acid sequence MLKLRFILSILCLLPFWSQAQQPDTARPADPIRNIELENVDIAPGAVDTKGWLLLDRDIQLELDGAVENLYNFKFDRAEKQFRSLRRRYPNHPMPYFLLGLSTWWKIVPTNVQTKQYDKLFFAYMDTAVVYGEKLYEQDSKNYEACFFLAAAYGFSGRLHAERGNWPKATISAKRALKYVEISNEANGLSPEFLFGQALFNYYSVWIPEHYPILKPVLLLFPKGNQQLGLQQLRNVSENGFYTGTEARFFLMRILNNEENNPATAMPVARYLATTYPDNGYFQRFYALLCYNEGEFRECERVSREILDKINRGMPGYEGISGRYATYFLGWMMQNKYKDLAKAKDYYQRCIVFAESTGDTDGGFYLYANLNLARMAAKEKDKQTARRYYDIVKEKSERKSEQYREAKEYLKKNKK; translated from the coding sequence ATGCTCAAACTGCGTTTTATCCTGTCTATCCTTTGCCTGCTTCCGTTTTGGAGTCAGGCACAGCAGCCCGATACCGCTCGCCCGGCCGATCCTATCCGCAATATTGAGCTGGAGAACGTAGACATTGCTCCCGGCGCTGTGGATACAAAAGGCTGGCTCCTCCTCGACCGGGATATTCAACTGGAACTGGATGGAGCTGTAGAGAACCTCTACAACTTCAAATTTGACCGGGCTGAAAAGCAATTTCGCTCTTTACGTCGGCGCTACCCCAACCATCCAATGCCCTATTTCCTGTTGGGCCTGAGCACCTGGTGGAAAATAGTCCCAACTAACGTTCAGACCAAGCAGTACGATAAGCTCTTCTTCGCTTACATGGATACCGCCGTTGTGTACGGTGAGAAGTTATATGAGCAGGACAGTAAGAACTATGAGGCCTGCTTCTTCTTGGCAGCAGCCTATGGTTTTAGTGGCCGTTTACATGCTGAAAGAGGCAACTGGCCCAAGGCTACCATCAGCGCAAAGCGGGCACTGAAGTATGTTGAAATTAGTAATGAAGCTAATGGTCTCAGCCCCGAGTTCCTGTTTGGGCAGGCCTTGTTCAATTATTATTCCGTCTGGATACCGGAGCACTACCCCATCTTAAAGCCGGTACTGCTACTATTCCCTAAAGGCAACCAGCAGCTAGGGCTGCAACAGTTGCGCAACGTTTCGGAGAATGGCTTCTACACCGGTACGGAGGCCCGGTTCTTCCTGATGCGCATCCTCAACAACGAAGAAAACAACCCAGCCACAGCAATGCCCGTGGCGCGCTACCTAGCCACTACTTACCCCGACAACGGCTACTTCCAGCGCTTCTACGCGCTGCTGTGTTATAACGAAGGAGAATTTAGGGAGTGTGAGCGGGTAAGCCGCGAAATACTGGATAAAATCAACCGGGGAATGCCCGGCTATGAAGGCATCAGCGGACGTTATGCCACCTATTTCCTCGGGTGGATGATGCAGAACAAGTACAAGGACTTGGCAAAAGCAAAGGATTATTACCAACGCTGTATTGTATTCGCAGAATCCACCGGTGATACGGACGGCGGCTTTTACCTCTATGCCAACCTAAACCTGGCGCGTATGGCCGCCAAAGAAAAGGATAAGCAGACTGCCCGACGGTATTATGATATCGTTAAGGAGAAATCAGAGCGTAAGTCAGAGCAGTATCGCGAGGCGAAGGAGTATTTGAAGAAGAACAAGAAGTAG
- a CDS encoding glycosyltransferase family 4 protein: MPQKTTKPVILIADNSTAVTGALMAIWNATDPLRHNFEFIYVLPKNSQGRNMIEKAGYVVHELPFVEISRRKGDLVRYLPMLLLNGWRVFQLIRQHNVALLHVNDFYNLTGYIAKLLSFGRLRLVIHVRFLPQSLIQPLARMWRWLGEHYADRVICVSEAVRHYFDAPNVHVVFDPIPGVERHPAAPTPAIRPDSTVQLLYLSNYIQGKGHDLALQAFQHAYTSNPNLRLTFLGGDMGMPKNQKFRQLLESTVLTQGLTNVVSFGGFVKDVELAIKQADIILNFSESESFSLTCLDALFYGTPLIATDCGGPAELFENEKSGLLVPNRDVSAMTVAILRLADNISLRQQFSKEGRSFVQSKFNAGSTYDKIRKIYEGLL; encoded by the coding sequence ATGCCACAAAAGACCACCAAGCCCGTTATCCTTATTGCTGATAACTCCACAGCCGTAACGGGGGCTCTTATGGCTATCTGGAATGCAACTGATCCACTTCGCCACAATTTTGAATTCATTTATGTATTGCCTAAAAATAGTCAAGGACGTAATATGATAGAAAAGGCCGGCTATGTTGTCCATGAATTGCCCTTTGTGGAAATAAGTCGCCGGAAAGGAGATTTAGTGCGTTATCTGCCAATGCTGCTACTAAACGGCTGGCGAGTGTTTCAGTTAATACGTCAGCATAATGTAGCGTTACTACATGTAAATGATTTTTATAACCTCACAGGTTATATAGCCAAATTATTAAGCTTCGGGCGCCTGAGGCTGGTTATTCATGTGCGGTTTCTTCCCCAGAGCCTGATACAGCCATTGGCACGCATGTGGAGGTGGCTTGGCGAGCATTATGCTGACAGAGTAATATGTGTGTCAGAAGCTGTTCGACATTACTTTGACGCACCCAATGTCCATGTTGTATTCGATCCAATACCAGGGGTAGAGCGTCACCCAGCTGCACCGACTCCTGCTATACGTCCTGACAGTACGGTGCAGCTGCTTTACCTTAGTAACTACATTCAAGGAAAGGGGCATGATCTGGCATTGCAGGCTTTTCAGCACGCATATACAAGCAATCCGAATTTGCGGCTTACCTTTTTGGGCGGCGACATGGGTATGCCAAAAAATCAAAAATTTCGGCAGTTACTGGAGTCGACTGTTCTTACACAAGGCCTTACTAATGTAGTAAGCTTTGGAGGCTTTGTAAAAGATGTGGAGTTGGCTATTAAACAGGCCGATATTATTCTAAACTTTTCCGAGTCTGAGTCGTTCTCACTGACTTGCCTTGATGCTTTATTTTATGGTACACCTTTGATTGCTACTGATTGCGGCGGGCCAGCAGAGTTGTTTGAGAACGAAAAGTCAGGTCTACTAGTTCCTAACCGGGATGTGTCAGCTATGACAGTTGCAATTCTACGGCTTGCAGATAATATCTCCCTTCGGCAGCAGTTTTCTAAAGAAGGCAGGTCGTTTGTGCAAAGTAAATTCAATGCAGGATCTACCTATGACAAAATCAGAAAAATATATGAAGGTCTTCTATAA
- a CDS encoding glycosyltransferase: MQSKLVTDKNLLLLIPNLGLGGAQRVFHDHSVELAKHYHVTEAVFNLEGGNMYPSGNEMLSLDVAGGGSPVEKLLNFGRRIGRLRALKLRLRAKVCVSHLEGADYVNLLSKGSEKVVLCIHGSKLHDGNITGLVGWLRKKVLMPGLYNRADKIVTVSRDINPELIEGFGVKPEKLVTINNFFEVAQIEAKSREPLTAREQAVYDSAPVLVTSGRLTIQKNQAPLLDSFAALIKRRPAKLVFVGDGELRNDLIGHARQLGMRVYEAWSQDTLTPDYDVYFLGLQQNPFKYIRPASLFVFPSAWEGFPMALGEAMICGVPAVTTDCPTGPREILAPSTATPHLLIRTAERAEFGLLMPMLNQPATLAADQRVWTETLYQLLGDAAEREQLGRLASLRMRDFTREKIFRQWVAVLEDVLSN; the protein is encoded by the coding sequence ATGCAAAGCAAACTAGTAACAGATAAAAACCTGCTTCTCCTCATCCCCAACCTGGGCCTGGGAGGGGCACAGCGCGTTTTTCACGACCATAGCGTAGAACTGGCCAAGCACTATCACGTGACGGAGGCCGTATTCAATCTGGAAGGGGGCAATATGTACCCTAGTGGTAACGAGATGCTGAGCTTGGACGTGGCTGGTGGTGGCAGTCCGGTGGAGAAGCTCCTCAACTTCGGCCGCCGCATCGGGCGGCTGCGGGCGCTCAAGCTCCGCCTGCGGGCCAAGGTGTGCGTGAGTCATCTGGAAGGAGCCGATTACGTGAACCTGCTCAGTAAGGGCTCGGAGAAGGTGGTGCTCTGCATTCACGGCTCCAAGCTCCACGATGGCAACATCACGGGGCTTGTGGGCTGGCTGCGCAAGAAAGTGCTCATGCCCGGCCTTTACAACCGCGCCGATAAAATTGTAACGGTCAGCCGAGATATCAACCCCGAGCTGATTGAAGGCTTTGGTGTGAAGCCGGAGAAACTGGTGACCATCAACAACTTTTTTGAAGTAGCCCAGATTGAGGCTAAATCACGAGAGCCGCTGACGGCCCGGGAGCAGGCGGTGTACGACTCGGCGCCGGTGCTCGTCACGTCAGGCCGCCTCACCATTCAGAAAAACCAGGCGCCCCTGCTTGATTCGTTTGCGGCCCTGATCAAGCGGCGACCGGCCAAGCTGGTATTCGTGGGTGATGGAGAACTGCGCAACGACCTGATCGGCCACGCCCGGCAGTTGGGCATGCGGGTGTATGAGGCCTGGAGTCAGGATACCCTCACGCCCGATTACGACGTATACTTCCTAGGGCTGCAACAGAACCCGTTCAAGTACATTCGGCCAGCTTCGCTGTTCGTGTTTCCTTCGGCCTGGGAAGGCTTCCCGATGGCCCTTGGCGAAGCCATGATTTGCGGTGTACCGGCTGTCACGACTGATTGCCCGACGGGGCCCCGCGAAATCCTGGCTCCCAGTACTGCCACCCCCCACCTCCTGATCCGGACGGCCGAACGGGCCGAGTTCGGACTCCTGATGCCCATGCTTAATCAGCCCGCTACGTTGGCCGCCGATCAGCGGGTCTGGACGGAAACGCTCTACCAGCTACTCGGCGATGCGGCTGAGCGGGAGCAGTTGGGGCGTCTAGCCAGCCTGCGCATGCGGGATTTTACCCGGGAAAAGATTTTCCGCCAGTGGGTGGCCGTACTCGAAGACGTACTCTCAAACTAA